Proteins from a genomic interval of uncultured Flavobacterium sp.:
- a CDS encoding tetratricopeptide repeat protein, which yields MKHIVYLFLLITQVFFAQSSFEKGNALYQKGQYQQAVDVYESIIKEDKQQSAELYFNLANSYYKLNKVAPSIYNYEKALVLKPHDHETLNNLKFAKKLTIDEIKEVPKVGFAKLIQNFTGIFDYNIWAKIAVGIAFAFLLTFIGYYFSQISLTKRFYFIGMFILLVALLLSVFAGMSEKSHFDNDRPAIVFSELSEVRSEPQKAGAAILLLHEGAKVYVKETIGQWKKIELTDGTEGWIDGRTIKEVK from the coding sequence ATGAAACATATAGTATATCTTTTTTTATTAATCACGCAGGTTTTCTTTGCTCAAAGCAGCTTTGAAAAAGGAAATGCATTGTACCAAAAGGGACAATATCAGCAAGCTGTAGATGTTTATGAAAGTATTATTAAAGAAGACAAACAGCAATCAGCAGAGTTGTATTTTAACCTGGCGAACAGTTATTACAAATTAAATAAAGTAGCGCCTTCGATCTATAATTATGAGAAAGCTTTGGTTTTAAAACCTCACGATCATGAGACTTTAAACAATTTAAAATTTGCCAAAAAACTAACAATCGACGAGATTAAAGAAGTTCCAAAAGTAGGTTTTGCAAAACTGATTCAGAACTTTACCGGTATTTTTGATTATAATATCTGGGCAAAAATCGCTGTCGGAATTGCCTTTGCGTTTCTATTGACTTTTATCGGATATTACTTTTCACAAATTTCACTTACAAAAAGATTTTATTTCATTGGGATGTTTATTCTTTTGGTTGCTTTGTTGTTAAGCGTTTTTGCCGGAATGTCTGAGAAAAGTCATTTTGATAACGATCGTCCTGCAATTGTTTTTTCAGAATTAAGTGAAGTTAGAAGCGAACCACAAAAAGCTGGCGCTGCCATTCTCTTATTACATGAAGGTGCTAAAGTTTACGTTAAAGAAACCATAGGGCAATGGAAAAAAATCGAATTAACAGACGGAACTGAAGGCTGGATCGATGGCAGAACAATTAAAGAAGTAAAATAA
- a CDS encoding VWA domain-containing protein translates to MKNKAFYLMAFLVLILCSCCKKQDAAAVETMDMTVVATTDEVPEENISDPNTESYAGLEENPFESPQKSPLSTFSIDVDNASYTNIRRFINEGQKVPKDAVRVEEMMNFFKYNYPQPEGQHPFSINTELSDSPWNKNCQLLKIGLQGKNIPMTNLPTSNLVFLIDVSGSMDESNKLPLLKESMKILVKELRPKDKVSIVVYAGSAGVVLEPTSGDQKDDILEAFDDLHAGGSTAGGEGIELAYKLAEENFIKEGNNRVIIATDGDFNVGASSDTEMEKLIEEKRKSGVFLTVLGYGMGNFKDSKMEILADKGNGNYAYIDNIQEANRFLGKEFKGSMFAIAKDVKIQIEFNPKHVQAYRLIGYENRKLNAEDFKNDKIDAGELGSGHTVTALYEIIPTGVESDYVPSDLKYTKVSKNDSGNSDELATIKFRYKKPDGDKSIEMVSTIDNKKIALDQSSSDFKFTTAVAWFGLKLRDSKFIANSSTSDIKKLAKSGLSNDEDGYKAEFIRLVDAVN, encoded by the coding sequence ATGAAAAATAAAGCTTTTTATTTGATGGCATTCCTTGTTCTTATTTTGTGTAGTTGTTGTAAAAAACAAGATGCCGCAGCCGTAGAAACAATGGATATGACTGTTGTTGCAACGACTGATGAAGTTCCAGAAGAAAATATTTCAGATCCCAATACTGAAAGTTACGCCGGACTTGAAGAGAATCCTTTTGAGTCTCCACAAAAATCACCTCTTTCTACTTTTTCTATAGATGTTGATAACGCGTCGTATACCAATATCAGACGTTTTATTAACGAAGGGCAAAAGGTTCCTAAAGATGCTGTTCGTGTTGAAGAAATGATGAATTTCTTCAAATACAATTACCCACAACCAGAAGGGCAGCATCCGTTTTCGATTAACACCGAATTAAGCGATAGCCCGTGGAATAAAAATTGTCAATTATTGAAAATTGGTTTACAGGGAAAAAATATTCCAATGACCAATTTACCAACTTCAAATCTTGTTTTTCTAATTGATGTTTCAGGTTCAATGGATGAATCTAATAAACTTCCGTTATTAAAAGAATCGATGAAGATTTTGGTTAAAGAACTTCGTCCTAAGGATAAAGTTTCGATTGTAGTTTATGCCGGTTCCGCAGGTGTTGTCTTAGAACCGACTTCAGGAGATCAAAAAGATGATATTTTAGAAGCTTTTGATGATTTACATGCGGGCGGAAGCACAGCTGGAGGAGAAGGAATTGAACTAGCTTATAAACTTGCCGAGGAAAACTTTATAAAAGAAGGAAATAACCGTGTTATTATTGCGACAGATGGTGATTTTAATGTTGGAGCATCTTCTGATACTGAAATGGAAAAACTAATCGAAGAGAAAAGAAAGTCAGGTGTTTTCTTAACTGTTTTAGGATATGGAATGGGGAATTTCAAGGATAGTAAAATGGAAATCCTGGCCGATAAAGGAAACGGAAATTATGCTTACATTGATAATATTCAGGAGGCCAATCGTTTTCTGGGAAAAGAATTTAAAGGATCTATGTTTGCTATTGCAAAAGATGTAAAAATTCAAATCGAATTTAATCCGAAACATGTTCAGGCATACCGATTAATTGGATATGAAAACAGAAAATTAAATGCGGAGGATTTTAAAAATGATAAAATTGATGCCGGAGAATTGGGAAGTGGTCACACAGTTACAGCATTATATGAAATTATTCCAACAGGTGTTGAAAGTGATTACGTACCTTCAGATTTAAAATACACAAAAGTAAGCAAGAATGATTCTGGGAATAGTGATGAATTGGCGACGATTAAATTCAGATATAAAAAACCTGATGGTGATAAAAGTATTGAAATGGTAAGTACAATCGACAACAAAAAAATAGCCTTAGATCAGAGTTCTTCAGATTTTAAATTTACAACCGCTGTCGCTTGGTTTGGATTAAAATTGAGAGATTCAAAATTTATAGCAAACAGTTCTACTTCGGATATTAAAAAATTAGCCAAATCAGGTTTGTCAAACGACGAAGACGGTTATAAAGCCGAGTTTATAAGATTGGTTGATGCTGTAAATTAG
- a CDS encoding 5-formyltetrahydrofolate cyclo-ligase: MPTNKKELRVQYKNLRKQLSEEDIEEKSLAIANNLIGLPIWDKTYYHVFLPIEEQKEINTEYILHLLAGKDKEIVVSKSDFETRGMSHFLLTDNTKIKKNEYNIPEPVNGLPVPSETIDVVFVPLLAFDVFGNRVGYGKGFYDKFLSECKPETIKIGLSFFEIENQIEDVFEFDVKLDYCVTPYKVYTF; this comes from the coding sequence ATGCCGACGAATAAAAAAGAATTACGAGTACAGTATAAAAATCTTCGAAAACAACTTTCAGAAGAGGATATCGAAGAAAAGAGTTTGGCTATAGCCAATAATTTAATTGGTTTGCCTATTTGGGATAAAACGTATTATCATGTTTTTCTTCCAATTGAAGAGCAAAAAGAGATAAATACCGAATACATTTTACACTTACTTGCAGGAAAAGACAAAGAAATTGTGGTTTCGAAAAGTGATTTTGAAACTCGCGGAATGTCTCATTTTTTGTTGACTGATAATACCAAAATCAAGAAAAACGAATATAATATTCCCGAGCCTGTAAATGGTTTGCCAGTTCCATCTGAAACTATTGATGTGGTTTTTGTTCCGCTTTTAGCTTTTGATGTTTTTGGAAACAGAGTAGGCTACGGAAAAGGTTTTTATGATAAATTTTTATCTGAATGCAAACCGGAAACCATTAAAATCGGACTTTCTTTCTTTGAAATCGAAAACCAGATTGAGGATGTCTTTGAATTTGATGTAAAACTAGATTATTGTGTGACGCCTTATAAAGTCTACACTTTTTAG
- a CDS encoding succinylglutamate desuccinylase/aspartoacylase family protein codes for MKNNTPLVIFDEAILPGESKTINVEIARLHTTTKLNIPVIVRRSKIEGPVVLFSAGIHGDEINGVEIVRQIISKKINRPARGTIICIPIINMYGFVNKSREFPDGRDLNRVFPGSKKGSLASRFAYHIVEQILPIIDYAVDFHAGGASRFNAPQIRITERNAELKILADVFNAPFTLYSKNISGSFRNTCEKANVKMLLFEGGKSLDINNVIANEGVMGVKRLLHYLKMLDPKQVVEEAEDPSIYIKHSVWLRAKCSGLLHDYNRIGRFVTKGTILAIITDPFGKFEQKVKAPHDGFVINANHSPIVYEGDAIYHMSKSNPENADE; via the coding sequence ATGAAAAATAATACGCCCTTGGTTATTTTTGACGAAGCCATTTTGCCCGGAGAAAGCAAAACTATAAACGTCGAAATTGCTCGTTTGCATACCACTACAAAACTTAATATTCCGGTTATTGTGCGCCGTTCTAAGATTGAAGGCCCGGTAGTTTTATTCTCCGCAGGAATTCATGGCGACGAAATTAACGGTGTCGAAATCGTTCGTCAGATCATTAGTAAAAAAATTAACCGCCCCGCAAGAGGAACCATTATTTGTATTCCGATTATCAATATGTACGGTTTTGTGAATAAATCTCGTGAGTTTCCTGACGGCAGAGATTTAAACCGTGTTTTTCCGGGAAGTAAAAAAGGTTCTCTGGCAAGTAGATTTGCTTATCATATCGTAGAACAAATTTTACCAATTATAGATTATGCGGTCGATTTTCATGCGGGAGGAGCAAGTCGATTTAATGCACCACAAATCAGGATTACGGAAAGGAATGCTGAATTGAAAATTCTGGCCGATGTTTTTAATGCGCCTTTCACGCTTTATTCTAAAAATATTAGTGGTTCTTTTAGAAATACCTGTGAGAAAGCAAATGTAAAAATGCTTCTTTTTGAAGGTGGGAAATCATTAGATATTAATAATGTAATTGCAAATGAAGGTGTAATGGGAGTGAAGCGTTTGTTGCATTATTTAAAGATGCTTGATCCAAAACAAGTAGTTGAAGAAGCCGAAGATCCATCTATTTATATTAAACATTCGGTTTGGCTGCGCGCTAAATGTTCCGGTTTACTGCACGATTATAATAGAATTGGGCGTTTTGTAACCAAAGGAACTATTCTGGCAATTATAACGGATCCTTTTGGTAAATTTGAACAAAAAGTAAAAGCACCGCACGATGGTTTTGTGATCAATGCCAATCATTCACCAATTGTGTATGAAGGCGATGCAATTTACCACATGTCTAAAAGTAACCCGGAAAATGCCGACGAATAA
- the uvrC gene encoding excinuclease ABC subunit UvrC: protein MQKPSLDLQIQTLPDNPGVYQYYDKDGKILYVGKAKNLKKRVSSYFNKIHDTAKTNVLVKKIVTIKHIVVPTETDALLLENNLIKTLQPRYNVLLRDDKSYPWICIKKEPFSRIFSTRRMVKDGSEYFGPYTSFKTVHTILDLIKELYPLRTCNFDLSKSNIDSGKFKVCLEYHIGNCKGPCEGLESLEDYQKQIDAIREILKGNFKESMKDFKRLMTQYAQNLQFEEAQKIKEKIDVLENYQSRSTIVNPKITNVDVFSIVSDESAAYVNFLQISHGSIIRSHTLEIKKKLDETDEELLELAIIELRERFQLLSKEIIVPFEIDLGENIKTTVPQLGDKKQILDLSIRNAKFYRIEQLKQLQIVDPDRHTNRIMAQMQKDLRLHVEPRHIECFDNSNIQGTNPVAVCVVFKDGKPSKKDYRHFNVKTVEGPDDFASMTEIVYRRYKRLLDEKEPLPQLIIIDGGKGQLSAALKSIDELGLRGKIAIIGIAKRLEELFYPGDSIPLYLDKKSETLKVIQQLRNEAHRFGITFHRDKRSKAALNSSVESIPGIGEKTMLTLIQHFKSVKRLKLASEKEISDVIGVSKAKKIVEFYHPKEN from the coding sequence ATGCAAAAACCGTCCTTAGATCTTCAAATCCAAACCTTGCCGGACAATCCTGGCGTGTATCAATATTATGATAAAGACGGGAAGATCTTATATGTTGGAAAAGCCAAAAATCTTAAAAAAAGAGTTTCCTCTTATTTCAATAAAATTCATGATACTGCCAAAACGAATGTTCTGGTAAAAAAAATTGTAACTATAAAACACATCGTAGTTCCTACAGAAACCGATGCGCTTTTGTTAGAAAACAATTTGATCAAAACTTTACAGCCACGTTATAATGTATTGTTGCGTGATGATAAAAGTTATCCTTGGATTTGCATTAAAAAAGAACCTTTTTCGAGAATATTTTCGACCAGAAGAATGGTCAAAGATGGTTCTGAATATTTTGGACCTTATACAAGTTTCAAAACTGTACATACCATTTTAGATCTAATCAAAGAATTGTATCCGTTGCGAACCTGCAATTTTGATCTGAGTAAATCAAATATAGATTCAGGAAAGTTCAAAGTTTGTCTGGAATATCATATTGGTAACTGCAAAGGTCCATGCGAAGGTTTGGAATCTCTGGAAGATTATCAAAAACAAATCGATGCAATTCGCGAAATCCTGAAAGGAAATTTCAAAGAAAGCATGAAAGATTTCAAGCGTTTGATGACGCAATATGCGCAGAATTTACAGTTTGAAGAAGCCCAAAAAATAAAAGAAAAAATCGACGTTCTTGAAAATTACCAATCGCGATCTACAATCGTAAATCCGAAGATTACCAATGTCGATGTTTTCTCGATTGTATCTGACGAAAGTGCGGCTTATGTCAACTTTTTGCAAATATCGCACGGATCGATTATTCGTTCTCATACTTTAGAAATAAAGAAAAAACTGGACGAAACAGACGAAGAATTGTTAGAATTGGCAATTATTGAACTTCGCGAGCGTTTTCAATTATTATCAAAAGAAATCATTGTTCCGTTTGAAATTGATTTGGGCGAAAACATCAAAACAACAGTTCCACAGCTTGGCGACAAAAAGCAAATATTAGATTTATCGATTCGAAATGCAAAGTTTTACCGAATCGAACAATTAAAGCAATTGCAAATCGTAGATCCTGATCGACACACCAATCGCATCATGGCACAAATGCAAAAAGATTTGCGTTTGCATGTTGAACCCCGACATATTGAATGTTTTGATAACTCGAACATTCAGGGAACAAATCCGGTTGCAGTCTGTGTGGTTTTTAAAGACGGAAAACCAAGTAAAAAAGATTATCGACATTTTAATGTAAAAACCGTCGAAGGTCCTGACGATTTTGCTTCGATGACCGAAATTGTATATCGCCGCTACAAAAGATTATTAGACGAAAAAGAGCCTTTGCCACAATTAATTATTATTGACGGTGGTAAAGGACAATTATCTGCGGCATTAAAAAGTATTGACGAATTAGGCTTACGCGGAAAAATTGCGATTATTGGGATTGCCAAACGACTTGAAGAACTTTTCTATCCAGGAGATTCCATTCCGTTATATTTAGATAAAAAATCTGAAACATTAAAAGTGATTCAGCAATTGCGAAATGAAGCACACCGTTTTGGAATTACTTTTCATCGGGACAAACGTAGCAAAGCGGCACTTAATTCGTCTGTAGAAAGTATTCCGGGTATTGGAGAAAAAACCATGCTAACGTTAATACAACATTTCAAAAGTGTTAAAAGATTGAAACTAGCATCAGAAAAAGAAATTTCGGATGTGATTGGAGTATCAAAAGCAAAAAAAATTGTCGAATTTTATCATCCAAAAGAAAATTAA
- a CDS encoding patatin-like phospholipase family protein encodes MRLNKLLISKTQSIGSSPVPRTIGTIWSAALLFFAFLFPPEKTFSQDKKQDSIKRPKIGLVLSGGGAKGFAHIGVLKVLEEAGIKIDYIGGTSMGSVIGGLYASGYNATQIDSIFKKTNFDDLINDYIPRSSKNFYGKRNDELYAIVLPFSNFRVGIPEALSKGMYNYNLLSSLTRNVRHVRDFNKLPTPFLCIGTNIETGEEVLLNKGNLVQAMMASAAFPSLFTPVEIDGSLLVDGGVVNNYPIKEVRNLGADIIIGVDVQDDLMNRKNLKNATRILVQITNLQSIDKMKSKIKDTDIYIKPDIRDYGVISFDKGEEIIRKGEEAAFAVYEKIKSLANEDNFYKKPKLKISSDTLEIKKINNENLDNYTKEYINGKLRFKPGSTITYDDLKTGINNINATQNFSTISYCLQPDGDADDLDLVLKENPTQTFLKLGLHYDGLYKSGILLNLTHKKTFLKNDITSLDVILGDNFRYDLNYYVENGFNISFGFRSRLNQFNRNVTTSISNITGVNSNLNLINVDFLDWSNQAYFQTIFVQKFLMGGGAEFKYLKINSPTLSNAANIIDKSNYLSLFGYLKYDSFDNKSYPHSGLYFSTDLQTYLASSDYTNNFKPFSIAKAEIAFAKTLFRKATVKIGADAGFNIGSDNVPFFDFILGGYGYNKINNFNYFYGYDFLSIAANSYIKTDITLDYEIFKKNHVNLSANFANLGDDIFTTVNWISMPKYSGYAVGYGLETIIGPIEVKQSWSPELSKSFTWFSIGFLF; translated from the coding sequence ATGCGCCTCAACAAGCTGTTAATTTCAAAAACTCAGTCAATAGGTTCCTCTCCCGTTCCGAGAACTATCGGAACCATTTGGAGCGCGGCATTGTTATTTTTTGCATTTTTATTTCCTCCTGAAAAAACATTTTCACAAGATAAAAAGCAAGATAGCATAAAAAGACCAAAAATTGGTTTGGTTTTAAGTGGCGGCGGCGCCAAAGGATTTGCGCATATTGGTGTTTTGAAGGTTTTGGAAGAAGCCGGAATTAAAATCGATTATATTGGCGGAACCAGTATGGGATCTGTAATTGGCGGACTTTATGCTTCTGGTTACAACGCCACACAAATTGATTCTATTTTTAAAAAAACCAATTTCGACGATTTAATAAACGATTATATTCCGCGTTCGTCTAAAAACTTTTACGGCAAACGCAACGACGAATTGTATGCTATAGTTTTGCCGTTTAGTAATTTTAGAGTTGGAATTCCGGAAGCACTTTCAAAAGGAATGTACAATTATAATTTATTGAGTAGTTTAACTCGAAATGTACGTCATGTTCGTGATTTCAATAAACTCCCAACTCCGTTTTTATGTATTGGTACCAACATAGAAACCGGCGAAGAAGTTTTGCTAAACAAAGGAAACCTTGTTCAGGCGATGATGGCAAGTGCCGCATTTCCGTCCTTGTTTACTCCTGTTGAAATTGACGGAAGTTTATTAGTAGACGGAGGTGTTGTCAACAATTATCCTATAAAAGAAGTGCGCAATCTAGGTGCTGACATTATTATTGGTGTTGATGTTCAGGACGATTTAATGAATCGTAAAAATCTAAAAAACGCTACCAGAATATTGGTTCAAATTACCAATTTGCAGTCGATTGATAAAATGAAAAGCAAAATAAAAGACACTGATATCTACATCAAACCGGATATTCGGGATTATGGAGTAATTTCATTTGACAAAGGCGAAGAAATTATTCGAAAAGGTGAAGAAGCTGCTTTTGCGGTTTATGAAAAAATCAAATCATTGGCCAATGAAGATAATTTCTATAAAAAACCAAAGCTAAAAATTAGTTCAGACACACTTGAAATCAAGAAAATAAACAACGAAAACCTAGACAATTATACCAAAGAGTACATTAATGGTAAATTGCGCTTCAAACCCGGAAGCACTATAACTTATGATGATTTAAAAACGGGAATCAACAATATAAATGCAACTCAAAACTTTAGTACCATTTCTTATTGCCTGCAGCCAGACGGCGATGCAGACGATCTTGATCTAGTACTGAAAGAGAATCCAACACAAACTTTTTTGAAACTTGGATTACATTATGACGGACTTTATAAAAGTGGAATTTTATTGAATCTTACGCATAAAAAAACATTTCTAAAAAATGACATTACTTCACTTGATGTTATTTTAGGTGATAATTTTAGATACGATTTAAACTATTATGTCGAAAATGGTTTTAATATCAGCTTTGGATTCCGATCCAGATTAAATCAATTTAACCGAAATGTCACCACCAGCATAAGCAATATAACAGGTGTAAATTCAAACTTAAATCTAATAAATGTTGATTTTCTTGATTGGTCAAATCAGGCTTATTTTCAAACCATCTTTGTCCAAAAGTTTTTAATGGGTGGTGGTGCCGAATTCAAGTATCTAAAGATAAATTCGCCAACCCTTTCAAACGCAGCAAACATTATTGACAAAAGTAATTACCTAAGTCTCTTCGGGTATTTAAAATATGATTCTTTTGACAACAAAAGCTATCCGCACTCAGGATTGTATTTCTCTACAGATTTACAAACTTATTTAGCATCATCTGATTATACCAATAATTTCAAACCTTTCTCAATTGCAAAGGCAGAAATTGCTTTTGCCAAAACATTATTCAGAAAAGCAACTGTTAAAATTGGTGCCGATGCAGGATTTAACATTGGCAGTGACAATGTACCTTTTTTCGATTTTATTCTGGGTGGTTACGGCTATAACAAGATCAATAATTTCAATTATTTTTACGGATATGACTTTTTAAGTATTGCAGCTAATAGCTACATTAAAACCGACATTACTTTAGATTATGAAATTTTCAAAAAGAATCACGTTAATCTTTCAGCCAATTTTGCCAACTTAGGCGATGATATTTTCACTACCGTTAATTGGATTTCAATGCCTAAATATTCTGGTTATGCTGTAGGTTACGGATTAGAAACCATTATTGGCCCTATCGAAGTTAAGCAATCATGGTCTCCGGAACTCTCAAAAAGTTTTACCTGGTTTAGTATCGGATTTTTATTTTAA
- a CDS encoding homogentisate 1,2-dioxygenase: MPLYHKLGDFPQKRHTQFEKPNGGFYYEQLFGTEGFHGHSSLSYHVHRPTQVKEILNSYSVEPKIAIGKNIKSLLFKGFELKPENDFLDSRKPMLVNKDCIIGLAAPKESLRNYFYKNADADEMLFIHKGKGKLRTMLGNIPFEYGDYLIIPRGIIYQIEFETEENRLFYVESYSPFYTPKRYKNQSGQHLEHSPFCERDFILPSELETHDEKGDFLIKIKKEGMIHEVVYATHPFDVVGWDGYNFPYGFSIHNFEPITGRVHQPPPVHQTFETATFVVCSFCPRLYDYHPKAIPAPYNHSNIDSDEVLYYVDGDFMSRNNIEQGHITLHPKGIPHGPAPGAMERSIGHKETQELAVMVDTFRPLMVTEEAMGLDDGQYYKSWTE; encoded by the coding sequence ATGCCATTATATCATAAACTTGGAGATTTCCCTCAAAAAAGACACACTCAATTCGAAAAACCAAACGGAGGTTTCTACTACGAACAATTGTTTGGTACCGAAGGTTTTCATGGACATTCGTCATTGTCGTATCATGTTCACAGACCAACTCAGGTAAAAGAAATATTAAACTCTTATTCGGTTGAACCAAAAATTGCAATCGGAAAAAACATAAAATCATTACTTTTCAAAGGTTTTGAATTAAAACCTGAAAATGATTTCCTTGACAGCCGCAAACCAATGTTGGTTAACAAAGACTGTATCATTGGATTGGCAGCGCCAAAAGAATCGCTTAGAAATTATTTCTACAAAAATGCCGATGCCGATGAGATGCTTTTCATCCATAAAGGAAAAGGAAAATTAAGAACCATGTTAGGAAATATTCCTTTTGAATATGGAGATTATTTAATTATTCCAAGAGGTATTATTTATCAAATAGAATTTGAAACTGAAGAGAACCGACTATTTTACGTAGAATCTTATTCTCCTTTTTACACTCCAAAACGTTATAAAAACCAATCAGGTCAACATTTAGAACATTCGCCATTTTGCGAACGTGATTTTATTTTACCATCTGAACTTGAAACGCACGACGAAAAAGGTGATTTTTTAATTAAAATCAAAAAAGAAGGAATGATTCACGAGGTAGTTTACGCCACACATCCATTTGATGTTGTGGGTTGGGATGGTTACAATTTCCCATACGGATTCTCGATTCATAATTTCGAACCAATAACGGGACGTGTTCACCAACCGCCTCCGGTACATCAAACTTTTGAAACGGCAACTTTTGTCGTTTGTTCATTCTGCCCTAGACTTTACGATTATCATCCGAAAGCAATTCCGGCGCCATACAACCACAGCAATATAGATTCTGACGAAGTACTATATTATGTTGATGGCGATTTCATGAGCCGTAATAATATAGAGCAAGGTCACATCACTTTACACCCAAAAGGAATTCCGCATGGTCCCGCGCCAGGCGCAATGGAACGCAGCATTGGTCATAAAGAAACTCAGGAATTAGCCGTTATGGTCGATACTTTCAGACCACTTATGGTTACTGAAGAAGCTATGGGTCTTGATGATGGTCAATACTACAAATCCTGGACGGAGTAA
- the hppD gene encoding 4-hydroxyphenylpyruvate dioxygenase, translating to MSKEIKSVEYGLEKIFEGAQDFLPLLGTDYVEFYVGNAKQSAHYYKTAFGYQSLAYAGLETGVKDKASYVLKQDKIRIVLTTPLTADSPINEHLKKHGDGVKVAALWVEDARSAYEETMKRGARSFMEPTVESDEFGEVVRSGIYTYGETVHIFVERKNYNGIFLPGYKEWKSDYNPEPTGLKYIDHMVGNVGWNEMNTWVKFYEDVMGFVNFLSFDDKQINTEYSALMSKVMSNGNGRIKFPINEPAEGKKKSQIEEYLDFYGGPGIQHIAIATDDIIKTVSALKARGVEFLSPPPHTYYEAIPERLGVHMDMMKEDLNEIEKLAIMVDADEDGYLLQIFTKPVQDRPTLFFEIIQRMGAKGFGAGNFKALFESIEREQELRGTL from the coding sequence ATGTCAAAAGAAATAAAATCAGTAGAATACGGATTAGAAAAAATCTTTGAAGGAGCACAAGATTTCCTTCCGTTATTAGGAACAGATTATGTAGAGTTTTATGTAGGAAATGCAAAACAGTCTGCACATTATTATAAAACTGCTTTCGGATATCAGTCATTAGCTTACGCCGGATTAGAAACAGGAGTAAAAGACAAAGCATCTTATGTTTTAAAACAAGACAAAATCAGAATTGTTTTAACTACACCATTAACAGCAGATTCTCCAATAAACGAACACTTGAAAAAACATGGCGACGGTGTAAAAGTTGCTGCACTTTGGGTTGAAGATGCAAGAAGTGCTTATGAAGAAACTATGAAACGTGGTGCACGTTCTTTTATGGAACCAACTGTAGAATCAGATGAGTTTGGAGAAGTTGTTCGCTCCGGAATTTACACTTACGGCGAAACCGTTCATATTTTTGTAGAAAGAAAAAACTACAATGGTATTTTCTTACCAGGATACAAAGAATGGAAATCAGACTATAATCCGGAACCAACCGGATTAAAATATATCGACCACATGGTTGGAAATGTGGGTTGGAATGAAATGAATACCTGGGTAAAATTCTACGAAGACGTTATGGGATTCGTGAATTTCTTATCCTTTGACGACAAACAAATCAATACCGAATATTCGGCTTTGATGAGTAAAGTAATGTCTAATGGAAACGGAAGAATTAAATTCCCAATCAACGAACCTGCAGAAGGAAAGAAAAAATCACAAATTGAAGAATATTTAGATTTCTATGGCGGACCTGGAATTCAGCACATTGCCATTGCAACTGATGATATCATCAAAACCGTTTCGGCTTTAAAAGCTCGCGGAGTTGAATTTTTATCTCCTCCTCCTCATACTTATTATGAAGCAATCCCAGAAAGATTAGGCGTTCACATGGATATGATGAAAGAAGATTTAAACGAAATTGAGAAACTTGCCATCATGGTAGACGCCGACGAAGATGGATATTTATTACAGATATTTACTAAGCCAGTTCAGGACAGACCGACGCTATTTTTCGAAATTATTCAAAGAATGGGAGCAAAAGGATTCGGTGCAGGGAACTTTAAAGCCCTTTTTGAGTCGATTGAGAGAGAGCAAGAATTGAGAGGAACATTGTAA